DNA from Myxococcota bacterium:
GTCACGCTCCAGTGGAGCCCGCCCTCGAGCACGTAGACCGAGGGTGAGTCGGGCTCGGCGGAGCTGTCGCGCAGGACGATCTGCGCGTGCGCGCGCAGCGCCTCGGCCGGGATCGGCTTGCGCTGGCGCGCCAGCGCGTGCTCGCGGTGCGCCACCGGAATCACGCGCACGCGGGCGAAGCGGCCGGACTCGAGCCGGGTCGCGCCGGCGCCGAGCTTGGTCGCGATGGCGAGGTCGGCGCGGTCTGCGCGCAGCGCTTCGATCGCGCCGGCGAGTCTCTCGGTCGTGAGCTCGAAGCGCACCGCAGGATGGCGCCGGCCCACGGCGCGCAGCGCCCGCATCACCGGCGCGAGCGGAGTGACTGCCTCGAGCGCCAGCCGCACCACGGGCTCGACCGCGCCCGACAGCTCGATCGCGAAGCTCTTCAGGCCGTCGGTCTGCTCGAGCACGCGCGCCGCGCGTTCGCGGAAGCGCCGGCCGGCCGAAGTGAGCGTGGCGCGGTAGGCACGCCGGTCGAAGAGCGCGACGCCGAGCTCCTGCTCCAGGTTGCGCACGAGCTTGCTCACCGCCGGCTGTGACTTGTGCAGCCGCTTCGAGGCGGCCGTGAACGCCCCGGCATCGGCCACGGCGACGAAGGCGGCGAGCTGGTCGTAGGTCATGCGGGCGCAATATAACTGCTGATTATGGAGTCGATCCAATCATACGACTTTCTGGTTCTGGGATCCCGGCCTAGGCTCTGCTCCAGAAAGGAGGGACCGACATGTCCCAGCGAATCGATCGGGTGATCGTCACGGGTGCGAGCAGCGGCATCGGCTTCGACCTGGCCGCCCGCTTCCTCGCCGAGGGCTCGAGCCTGGTGATCAACGCGCGCGATCCGGAGAAGCTCGAGCGCGCCAGGCACGAGCTCGACGGGGGCCGGCGCGTCGTGGCCGTGGCCGGCTCGGTGGCCGAGCGCGCGACCGCGGAGGCGGTCGCGGCCGCGGCGGAGCGCGCCTTCGGCGGCGTCGACGTGCTCGTGAACAACGCGGGGATCTTCGGCGCGAAGCCCTTCCTCGACAGCACCGAGGAGGACCTCGACCGCTTCTACACCACCAACGTGAAGGGCACCTATCTCATGACGCGCGCCGTGGTGCCGCTCATGCTGAAGGGCGGCGGCGGCAGCATCATCAACGTGGGCACGGTGCTGGTCGGCCAGGGTCTGCACGGCCTGCCGGTGTCGGCCGCGATGGCCAGCAAGGGCGGCGTGCACGCGCTCACGGTGTCACTCGCCGCCGAGCTCGCGCCGCGGCAGATCCGCGTGAACACGCTCGCGCCGGGCATCATCCGCACACCGCTCATCCAGGACCCCGACTCGCTGGCGGCGATCCACCCGCTCGGGCGCATCGGCGAGGTGCGCGACACTACGGACGCAGCGCTCTATCTGGCGCGCGCCGGTTTCGTGACCGGCACCACGCTGGACGTCGACGGCGGCTACTCGCGCGGCCGGTGACTCGCGGCGCGCTCGATCACGCTGATCTCGCCGCTGCGCTCCTTGACGGCCAGGTGGACGTGCTCGACGCGCTCGACACCCTGCAGGCGCAAGCCTTCTGCGAGGTCCTCGCGCGAGAGATGCGCCGCCTGCAGCGCAGCCTCGCGCACGCGGCCCTCTTGCACGAGCACCTCCGAGTGACCCTTGAAGAGCTCGCCCAGCCGATGCCAGGGCAAGGTGACCCGGGTGAGAAGCCAGTGCGCGCCCACGATCGCCGCCGAGGAGGCCAGCGTGGTCGACATCGCCGCGCTGCCGGTGATGCCCCGGCTCAGCAGCGAGCCCAGCAGGAACCCGAGGATCACGTCGAGCGCGCTCGCACGGCCGATCAGCCGGCTCTTTCCCGCGCGCACGATCAGCACGCCGAGCAGGTAGACCAGAACGCCGCGCGCGCACGCCTGGTGCAGCAGCATCGGGCTCGGTGGCAGGTCGCCGCCGAACAGCCAGATGAGTCCCTCCGACACGGTCAGCGCCGCCGGCTGAGCCGCGCGCGCTTCACCAGCTTCATCGCGTGGCGCGGGCCGCGCAGACCTCGAAAGCGGAACTTGCGCCCCTCCATCTCCGCGTAGGAGCGGAAGAAGTGCTCCAGCTCCCGGATCAGATGGGAGCTCACGTCCTTCACCGAGTGCACGTCGCGGTAGTCGCGCGCATCGACCGACACGGCGATCAGGCGATCGTTGCGCACGGTGCGCCCGTCTTCGGTCTGCTCGCCCTCGATCACCCCGACCAACCGTGAGATCACGAGCGTCCCGGGAAAAGTGGACTCGTCCATGAGCAAGAGCACGTCGATCGGATCACCGTCTTCGGCGCGCGTGCCGGGGAGAAAGCCGAAGTCGTAGGGAAACGTGTTCCCGGCCGGAAGCACGTCCGAGAGGCGGAAGCAGTCCAGATCGTCGTCGAACTTGATCTTGTTTCGCGATCCCTTTGGCGTTTCTACGACCACGTTCACGCAGCCGTCGTCGGCGGCGTACGGGGAGCGCTGCCAGCGCGCAGCCTTCGTGCCCATGTGCTGCAGCGACTCGCAAGGCACGTGCCACGGCGATTTGTAGACGAAGCGGCCTCCGCCACGCCGGCAGCGGCGCACGCGCGCGGAGCCGCGGCACCTCGTTTGCAGACTCACAGCCACACCACCCATTCGGGGAGTCACTCCATGGCCACGCGCGGAACCGATGCAATCACCCTCCTGACCGAAGACCACAAGGCGGTGAAGAAGCTCTTCAAGTCCTATCAATCGCTGGTCGACGGCAACGCCGCCGACGAGGACAAGCAGAAGCTCGCCTCGCAGATCTGCCGCGCGCTCGAGGTGCATTCGCAGATCGAGGAGGAGATCTTCTATCCGGCCGTGCGCGCCGCGATCGACGACGACCAGCTCATGGACGAGGCGCTGGTCGAGCACGCGAGCGCCAAGGACCTGATCGACCAGATCGAGGCGATGGCGCCGGGCGACGAGCTCTACGACGCGAAGGTCACGGTGCTGGGCGAGTACATCAACCACCACGTCGACGAAGAGCAGGGCGAGATGTTCCCGATGGCCAAGAAGGCCGTGGACGTGAAGTCACTCGGCGAAGCGCTCGAGCGGCGGAAGATGGAGCTCGAGCGCGAGCGCGGGGCCCGCTGAGCGCGGCTCAGCTTGTTTCGTCCGCGAGACGCTGCGAGACCAGGCGCCGGAACATGGCCGGAGCCTGATCCTGGGGGATCGCGGAAGGCTTGCGCTCCGGCGGCAGGCGCTCCCAGATGCGCTGCTGCGCCTCGATGATGCGCTTGTCCTCGTCGAACGACTTGCGAGTCACCTGATAGGCGCCTTCCAGGAACGCGGGCGTCGCGATCGCGCGCGGGAAGCCGAGCGCCCACAGGTAGCGCGAGCGTCCGACACCGATCGGCGTCACCGATTGCTGGTCGATGCGGTGGAAGATCGGCTTGCCGTCGGGCGGGCCGAGGCCGCTCGCCTCGGCCGTGCCGACCGGGAACGCCTGCGTGGTGAGCAGGAACAGTCCGGGCAGCACGTAGCGGTAGGAGCTCCAGGTGTCGACGCGCTGCGGCTGGCTGCCCATGATCGGGTGATCTCGGAACCAACGCTCGATGCGCAGCCCGTCGTCCTCGGCGGAGATGCGCGGCGAGTCGTTGGACCACTTCGACCCGCTCGCCCAGCCGAGTGACTTCTCGTGCACGAAGTCCAGGTGCGACAAGTCGCACAAGTTGTCGTTCAGGAGCTCGTAGTCGGCTGCGTAGTCCAGCGCCCCGCTGCGGTACACCCAGTCCGGGTCCTCGAGCCCGAAGGCCCGGGGCACGCGCGCGGGATCGGCCTTCGCCGGGTCGCCGGGCCAGACCCAGATCCAGCTCCAGCGCTCCACGACCGGGAACGTGCGCGCCGCGAGGCGCGCCGGAGGCTTCGCCGAGCCCGGCAGCTCCA
Protein-coding regions in this window:
- a CDS encoding LysR family transcriptional regulator, with amino-acid sequence MTYDQLAAFVAVADAGAFTAASKRLHKSQPAVSKLVRNLEQELGVALFDRRAYRATLTSAGRRFRERAARVLEQTDGLKSFAIELSGAVEPVVRLALEAVTPLAPVMRALRAVGRRHPAVRFELTTERLAGAIEALRADRADLAIATKLGAGATRLESGRFARVRVIPVAHREHALARQRKPIPAEALRAHAQIVLRDSSAEPDSPSVYVLEGGLHWSVTDVAAKKEVILAGMGWGGLPDHVAADAIAAGELVALRIPEFDASPMELFALRRRDRAHGVVAQALWRAILGR
- a CDS encoding YetF domain-containing protein encodes the protein MSEGLIWLFGGDLPPSPMLLHQACARGVLVYLLGVLIVRAGKSRLIGRASALDVILGFLLGSLLSRGITGSAAMSTTLASSAAIVGAHWLLTRVTLPWHRLGELFKGHSEVLVQEGRVREAALQAAHLSREDLAEGLRLQGVERVEHVHLAVKERSGEISVIERAASHRPRE
- a CDS encoding SDR family oxidoreductase is translated as MSQRIDRVIVTGASSGIGFDLAARFLAEGSSLVINARDPEKLERARHELDGGRRVVAVAGSVAERATAEAVAAAAERAFGGVDVLVNNAGIFGAKPFLDSTEEDLDRFYTTNVKGTYLMTRAVVPLMLKGGGGSIINVGTVLVGQGLHGLPVSAAMASKGGVHALTVSLAAELAPRQIRVNTLAPGIIRTPLIQDPDSLAAIHPLGRIGEVRDTTDAALYLARAGFVTGTTLDVDGGYSRGR
- a CDS encoding hemerythrin domain-containing protein gives rise to the protein MATRGTDAITLLTEDHKAVKKLFKSYQSLVDGNAADEDKQKLASQICRALEVHSQIEEEIFYPAVRAAIDDDQLMDEALVEHASAKDLIDQIEAMAPGDELYDAKVTVLGEYINHHVDEEQGEMFPMAKKAVDVKSLGEALERRKMELERERGAR
- a CDS encoding aromatic ring-hydroxylating dioxygenase subunit alpha; the encoded protein is MAFVRNLWYVAAWSHDVPAGKPVGVEVLGEPLVLYRRGDGGLTAFDDRCPHRLAPLSLGRVEGDDLRCMYHGLRFAPDGRCVELPGSAKPPARLAARTFPVVERWSWIWVWPGDPAKADPARVPRAFGLEDPDWVYRSGALDYAADYELLNDNLCDLSHLDFVHEKSLGWASGSKWSNDSPRISAEDDGLRIERWFRDHPIMGSQPQRVDTWSSYRYVLPGLFLLTTQAFPVGTAEASGLGPPDGKPIFHRIDQQSVTPIGVGRSRYLWALGFPRAIATPAFLEGAYQVTRKSFDEDKRIIEAQQRIWERLPPERKPSAIPQDQAPAMFRRLVSQRLADETS
- a CDS encoding inorganic diphosphatase, which encodes MGTKAARWQRSPYAADDGCVNVVVETPKGSRNKIKFDDDLDCFRLSDVLPAGNTFPYDFGFLPGTRAEDGDPIDVLLLMDESTFPGTLVISRLVGVIEGEQTEDGRTVRNDRLIAVSVDARDYRDVHSVKDVSSHLIRELEHFFRSYAEMEGRKFRFRGLRGPRHAMKLVKRARLSRRR